ATCATGAAGTATTCAACGCTCCAACAACTCTGAAAGatgacatttttattttcattttaaacaGAGTTTACATCAATGTAAAAGCAGAAGactaaataaaagagagaagctCACAAGTCAATATTGGATAGTCCTCAACTTATCAGCATGTCTAAACTCATATGTCAACACCAAACTCTCATCCATTCTTTTCAATTCAAATCTCTCTACCAATACATAACATTTATAACTCTTCCAATGCGATGAACCGCCTTCGAACCGATCCAATCTCTTAACCGTCACTCGGTTTCCGTCTACCTTCTTCCACCCGAAACTCTCCTCTTCACTTTCCATCCTCTCCACAACCACTGACCTTAAACCTATCTTCTTGTCTTTAACTTGGAACCAAACAATCCCTTTAGCATCCACATTCGTTGTCTCTATACTAACCTTCTGTCCTTCAATGTTAATCACTTGGAGTTCAAGATCAACATCAACAACGACCTCAACACAATCTTCATTGTGAACATTCTCATAGAAGAAAACTTCTTCCCATCTTTGATGAAGCGTCATGTTGTAATACATTGATATTTTCACTTGATCTATTATGTCTCCTTCCTTCACAAATATGAAAGGAACATACCATTTCCCTACAACAACGCTTATATCAAGACCGGGAAGCTTAGAACGAAGCTCTAAGTTAAGACCTTTTGCGTCATCTATGAGACCAAAGTCTTGTAGTGTAGAAGTCGAGTTTTCTATTGTCCAGCCTTGTCTCATAAGAAATGCAGGTAGTAGAGCATTAGGAGCAACAGGCTTCGCAAAGTAGTAACAACGGGAAGGCGAAGAGGTTGTTGTGATCACTACTTGTTGGTGAATGTCATAAGGATCTGGTTGTGGCTTCTTATACATATGAACATGGTTAAATCTAATGCAGAAGCAGCATGTAACTCTCTCCACCTCTTTTTCAGTACTAGTAGATGATTCTCTGCAAAccaaaatgaatttttttataaattaagacTTTCAAAACATATTTGGCATTTGAATTGTTAGTCATACTACCTTGAATAATACCCGCATCGTTCATATGTGTAATAACGGTTAGAAGATAGAGGTTGACCAAGAACAGGTATGAACACAACCGGATCACGATGAACAGTATTGTTCTGTCCACCGTCGTCGCGTCTAACTGTCAACGCTGCGTTCTGTGGAAACGGTAATCCTCTTAGGAAAATCTCGTTGCACAAACCAAAGCAACAAGTGGTCAACGATTCTTCGTCTTGAATCACAAGTACGCCGGAGTTTGGACCTTCCGGTGGAGGCTTCTTAAGTTCCGACGGGTTTTTCCGATACTCTGATAAACGCCTTGTTACATACATGATAGTTTGTTCTATGAATTGTGTGAACATTGTTATTGCCCATTTTGTAGGTTCCAAAAATATGTTGACTTTTGGTTGGTCAAAACTATgcgttgatttttttatttaagtcTTCTTAACTAATGTTTTAATATGATGTTAGGAAGTAGGAACTCAATATGTAATTTCTTTAGGGTTTAAAATGCGAGACACTGATATACAGAACTCTTTGGTATAGTCGTattacaaaaagtcaaaagtcaACCAATTCCTGAAATGCTTGCAAACCAAATCCAGCCAGCCAATTTTCGAGGTACAAGATAAGGTTAAAAAAATGCTCCTTCTAAAATCATTTTCGTAGCATTTCAAGAATAGTTTTCGTATTTGCCCAATgcataaatccaaaaacaagaacattaTACAAAGTTCTACATAACTTCACCTATCCTGATCAAACAGACAACaatgaataagaagaagaaatacatCACCGATCCAACTGGTCCATATCGACCATTCGCAGTGTCAAAGGTTTCTTTTCAAGCTTCTTTACGCGTGATCCTGTGGATTAGAAACCAGAGATATGTACATTAATTCATTATGCtttcaaaacaagaatttcgatcttctttatctaaattttCACCTAAAGCAGTAGATTCCAAGGGCCTCAGTGATCTCATGGATGACTGATGTTGCAAAGTGCAAGTATAATGACACTGTTTTGCATCAATACAACATTGGTTTAGAGCGGGCAAAATAACTGAatagtgaaaaagaaaaatcaacagcTAACTAAggctttttttctctttaggaGCAAACCTGTGAATATGCAGTAGCCAAGAAGAACCCATAATTCGTCGACTAGAGGAACCCTGAAATATGAAGTTTCTCAGggtgttaaagaaaaaaaagaaccgaTGAAGTTTGTGCGgaaaatttaaagaaagaaaacataccCAGCATTCAATCTTGCGGTTAGCGCATTTGCAAGTGCAAAGGGAAGATAGAGTAGTGACTGCATTTTGAGTAAAAAGATTTCACAAGGTTACATTTTCAAAACCAGTATCCAGTAAGACGGAGAAATTGGCAAGAAAAAATTATCGGATTTACCATGCACATGTTTGTTTTTAGTCCTTTAGGCTCATCACACAAGTGAGCAAGAATCATTCTTCcctgaaaaaggaaaaacatagTAACTTTTGTTCTATCACAACTTTTTCGCAATAATTGTACTATTGATCTAACTTAAGATTTCGAATCAAGACATACcactaaaaatccaaatgcAAGTCCAGTTCCGAGTACAACTAAGTGAGGATATGTTGCTATGAGATTGATTGGAGACAAGTAATCCCTGTAAAAAATAGGATCCAAATAAACTTCAACAATGAAGGAGAGAATAAGATCACGTGGTCttttcaaaagagaagaaaacaagactTTACCATATCAAAACTCCTCCAAGTAAGACAACGAAGGGATACAGCTGAAAACACGATTTgaacaaaacattaattttgCAGCATAATTAACTATTTCTGAATCAATAACTAGTTAGGAGATTACCATAGCTAACGCTAACACCATGCTCCCGTTTCTTGATCGAACGACTTTGTAGACATTTGTTACACTGCAAAATACAACCGTGTGCAAACCAGCTTAGACATACGAACTTCACAACTTGAAAAGACTCTTAGTTGATCACTCAAAAATAACATAAGATTGTTCAAGTTTGATAGACTCACTTGAATGCAACGGTTGGTATAACAGCAAAAGCGATCATCATGTATAGCACTGCTCTAGAAGTTTGAATCtctaaaacagagaacaatGAATAGctcaaaaaacaaactttaaaatgaaatcaagaaagtaACGCTGCAAGAAAAATTGGAGGAAAAGCATGTCGGAGATCTTTTTACCATTCACAAATGGCACCCAACTAAACAATGGTATTGACTGCCCTAACTGCTGAGCCCACCATTCAGCACCTttagacagaaaaaaaaaaagaagaaagatagagTTGAAGTAAAGACCAAACCCAAGTATAGAAAGATTGTCCAAGCACTTTAAATAGGGTGAAGTTTTCATGGATTGCAGACAAGAGAGAAGCATACCGACGATGGCTGTGAAGAAGTGGCTGACAAATATAAGTGCAAGCCCCTCTGTAGGCCCATTGATAACCGGAAGAATAAGTGTGTTGGTGAAATAGCTAGAGAAAGGTAAAGAAAAGTATAAGAAAATCGCTAAAACATTTATGGATGTTTTAGGTAATAAAAGCAGTACTTACTGTTCCCATGTAGCTCCATAAAATGGAATAGCTGAAATAACCCAGAACCAGAAAGTATCTCTTCCACACATTGCAGTGCTTCCAAATGCCATGGCTTCAAACTGTTTTTAGGGTAAAACCTTCATAATCGACTCCAAGACGAGTActgaattaaaaaagaaagattaaaggATTGATAATAGCATACCGCACAAGCAAGCGCGTCACAACCTGCAATATTGGAACACATGTCAGAAAAATCTAGAAACAAACTGAAAACAGATAATCAAAGGAGGAACatgggaaaaataaatcaccATGATCGAAGAGCTCTCCTAGGGGGCTAGAGGAATTTGTCCTTCTTGCTTGCTTCCCATCAACCGCATCAAATGTCTAATAAAAGCTCAAAAGGTGTAAGATAAAAAAGACTTCAAAACACCTTCACCAGCACATATAACAGAAAGTTaaacttttgaagaaaaagagagacgCAAACCTGATACAAGAAGAGAAGTAAACCATGTGCGAAGTGAACCCATCGTGGAGGAGGAGAATCCAACTGAGGTGAATATATCTGAGACAGATAAAGAAAATTgtcttcaaaatcaaatccatatGCAGAAAGCAGGCATATTTACCAACAAGAAAGTAACCAAATACTTCAAGAAACTATAgaacaagaaatcaaagaatcgAAACTCACATAGCCTAGCAGGGAGGAAGTGACTAGAAACATAAACCCCATAAGCGTTATCTgcgaaacaaaaacacaaagccaaaagttactaactcaaACTTAAAGAAGAGACCACACATAGCACAATAGCAAATAGGAATTACTTATACCATGTTTGGTCTGGAATGGTCCAAAGAGAAACATGAAAAGACAAACAGAGTTAAAAAAACATCAGTCTGATTAGCCTCAGCAAGTAAAAGTTATTATACATGCAACGAAACAGTATGAAAGAGATACCACACTTACGGCATCCATAGAGGGAAGACTTTGACAAATCGAGTCCAAAAAGGTTGGAGGACGTATTTGGCAAGATAAGAGTGATCCACTCCACTGTATTTGTACCTATGAAGAGCTGCTACACCATGAGCTCCTATGTAACCCATTATTGTCTATCACACtgattcaaacaaaacaacaaaaacaagatatcCTCAATTCTAATCCCACAATGACATTAAAGCATGGATCTTGAGAGCACTTTTCATATTCCCTAATGctaaatcaataaaatgaGCATAACccgtcaacaaaaaaaaaaaactttgctCGAACTGAGACAGTGACTTTCGAGATTTGGGTAGATTCTGAAATTTAGATCTTTTGCTACAAATTGGATCAAGAGACGAGTACTTACGATGGTCCGGTGGCGGTAAAATCAGATACGAGCCTTTCTCGTCTCGAGTGtctgaaagaagaaagagacagtAACCTCTCACTTGCCCCTATAGAGAGCGGCGAAACGGGACGAGAGGACCAGAAGCAAAAGGAGAGGGCTTTGCGTTTCTTCCGCGTTCCCCACACGTGTGTGTTAAcgatttttccttttctttgtttttttgattatttcaatttttacaaaccaaccaaatatctttctttctacAGCCGACaacataataaaattatagttttgaGTCTAAATTGATAGGACATGTAAATAACCTACTAATTTGTTAGCATCACTTTCCGAATTTAGACCCCATAATGCATAttacaatttgaattttagttAGAATGATAATACTAACACACCAATTCAAGTACAAGTAGTAACTCTTTTTTACTATCTTTGGTCAACTAAGTTCACTCCTGCAGATTCAACAGTTTTGTTATCTTTccacaattatatatttcctCCAACAGATTCAACACCAAAACATGTTTagacatgataacagaaagagagagagggagagagatggagaagggGAATCAGATTTCAGTCTTGAAGGAAGAGGAGCTGAGCTCGAGGAGAGACACGTGGATACCTGAGCAATTCGATAACCATATCCATTTTCGCATCTTTATCTGATAAACTTGATGATACAGTGACTGTCTCCAAAACTGGTGAAGTTCCCAGCAAGAATCTGATAAATTCCAATTCATATCTGATGCCAGAGGCGTCTGTTATCTTCACGCTTTCAAGGCTTGGGAGTTTGTAGTCGAAGTAATCTCTTTCGAAAAGGtcaaaaccttcttcttcaagaggaAATGGTTGGACTGGTGAAGCCTAGAAACAGAATTACAGAAGATAATGAATTGGAAGAATACCGATTTATGGTCACCTTACAAAAGAGACGAGTTAACGTACCGAAACTTTGAGCTCTTTAAGGTTGGGAGAGTGAGTGACCAAACGAAGAAGAACTAGCACCTCATCGGCATCTTCAAAGCATACTTGGTAAAGTTCTATAGTTTTAAGATGTATGTAAGTAAGTGGAAGCCTTCCCGGGTCATCTCCTATACTCAAGTACTGAGatcaaagaaaagagtttttttcattaacGGCAATTGCTCAAAATATTTAGGATGAAGCAAAATTACCTTTGTGAAGTAGATATAACCGACGAGCTTCTCAAGAAGGGGCACACCACCAAGGAACTTAACGAGATTATAATCCGAACTCTGCTCAAAATCAGTAACATCCTCATGCATGTACATTGAAACCGATATTGCAACTAGCTTGGGCGTATTCTCGAGGAAAATGTCTTTGAATTCGCCGTCTAGATACAAGTACATGAGATTCGGAGCTGATATACTCAAAACCAAACTGTCAAAGTAAGACAAAGACAGGAACTCGAGAAGCGGACATCCTGAGATCAGACTTTCAATAACCTCAGGAGCAACAAGGATCTGGTGAAGGTTTAAACTCTTCAGATACGAAAACCCTTTGAAATACTGAGGCGGATCAAACTCACAATGACATAACTCCAAACAGGTCAATTTCAAACAGTTAAAGAGACATGCAGGAACCCTGAATTCTCCTTCACCTAACTTAAGAACAAGCTCCTTAATCCCGTTCCTCGAAAGAAAAAGCAACCACTGATCAATATCTGGACGACATTGTTTGAAAGAAGTAGAGAGCTGAAACTTGTGGATAGGTCCTTGGTGAAGGAGAAGCACTCCAGTAATGAATCTCACAAGATTAGTCTCAACAACACAACGGTCATTAGAAGGAGAAACACATTTCTCATCAAAGACAAGATCAGTGAGTGTAGACCATTTATATCTCCATTTGCTAGATAATACACTTGTTCTTATTGCATCTCTAATCGAAAGCCGAGTAAGGATATTCTCAATAATGCTTTGAGGTAGATCGCTTATGAAATCTGGAGATTCACCCatctaaaaacattttcaacaCATGCAAAATCACATCAATGCTCATTAACATGCAAACAGAAGATAAAGTTGTTGCATTTGACTTCAAACCTAGAAAAATTGATGAATTTCAATTCAATTCCCAGAAACCCATTCAAAACCTTAGAACCCTAATCACCACTCTAAAAAATTACTTGAATTAAACCACAATAAGATAGACAAAAGTTTCACCTTTTTATCTAcgaaagaaagagacagagattGCGATTTGCaatgcaacaaaacaaaaactcgaAATTTGAATTACCCagaaagatttgagaaaaagaCTCAACCTTTTTGTCTCCTTGTTCCGCCGGTCCGTTGGAGCAGTGACCGGCTTGAACGGTGGAGTTTCAAATGGGGAAATAGCAGAAGATCGCAGATTTTGCTCTCAGCATCTGTTTTACTagattttcttacttttgCGATTAAAGTTAGCGTTTTGGCCAAAAGTCAATTTCATAATCTCTCGCTCACGTGACGGttacattatattatattatatagtatttCATAACTTTtctaacaataaaaaattcaacttttttctaGCACATACTTACTTTAAGATAGAAGACAATGGCAATGTATTAGGCGTATGAGAACATGAATCAACATTGATATATATCATGAATGGTGAGTGatccaaaacaagaaatgaaTACAAAATTTGTTCAGACTACAATTCAATACAACTACAGTTTCATGTCTCCTGAATCAGTTATGTTCCATGAGTTGGTCCAATGTTAGAGATTGATGAGTTATATCAACATTGATATATATCATGAATGGTGAGTGatccaaaacaagaaatgaaTACAATACAAGAAGATCTGGAATTTGTTCAGACTACAATTCAATACAACTACAGTTTCATGTCTCCTGAATCAGTTATGTTCCATGAGTTGGTCCAATGTTAGAGATTGATGACTCAGTCTCCTCCACTCTTAAACACCCATTAGCGATCAGAATCACAGAGACagagaacaaaagaatctGCGAATATGTAAAGAGAGAACAACGTGCTTTTACATTTCTATCTACCTTTGTGATCAAATCAGTCTTCGTGCTCATCTTCGCCTTCAGAATCTGCGAGAAAGACACAAACTTGAAGatctcttctttgatttggatGGTGCGAAAACCGATTTTTATTACAGTAAACCAAACTTACCTGATCTGACATCTTCACTAAGCTTGCCTCTATCTTGTATTTGTTTCACAAGCATCCGATACATCAAAACCCACCAATAAATGTGAAGAACAAGCAAGCAATATAGGAGAGTGTTAAACATGTAGTAGTAAATTGGTCCTTCGATTGGATGCTTGTCTTTATCAAGCTCCAAAACTACTTCATAGCTGCAACAAGCAATGTAATATATGTAAGGCGACAAATATTTCGAGAAAAACTATAGAAAGGATcttaatatattatacaaaCCTTGTACTCCATAGGATCCAAAAGGGATAGTAAATGAGGCGGAGAATGATCCAAGACAAAACGAAAAGAATGAACGAAAAGCTTGCGATTCTTTCAGCTCCACTATATTTAGACATTTTCCCAACCTCAAGAAACACATCACTAGCATCGTGAAGTGCCAGAACAACAGAACCAACACGGGAGAAGCTACAGcgataaagagaaaaagaaacaagaagatcaAAACAATGTGGACAAAAGGAATCAGTTCTGTTTTTCAGTATAGAATAGGATGTGACGATGGAAGCATACCTACATACGTATGAGAGAACAATAAGAATAAGAGTGGCAATATGATGACCCATTGAAACTCCAAAATCAGAACGCCTCGTTTCCCAGAAAACCAGAGCAAAGATGGAGTATGTATAGAAACCAGCcacaaacatatacaaaagCTTCAACTTTAACCTGCATGAGAGTAGATATATATCATGTAGAGCAAGCACAAAATCGAGAATTCTTTATATACAAAGTAAGGCCTTGAGCAACACTCttactttgtttgttgatCAGGCCAAGTCTGATCTCCAGGCCCTACCCAAAAGTATTTAGTGTTCATAAACCAAGGCTCATTGTAAGTCACAGATAAAGCAAGAATCTCAGCTGATAGATAGTAAACACACTTCCAGGCCGATTCTTTGAATTTcctgatcttcttctttctctcggTTGTGTCATCTCCCATATCCTGTCTATGTTTTCCATAGATCAAATATTTTGCcaatttctacaaaaaaaacaatcatcaaGTCAAAGTTAGAAAGTTAGTAACTtgaccccaaaaaaagaagctttcTACAAACCCAACTTGAAAGTAACCAAAGGCACACATAAATGATGAGgaacaaaagagagaactAGAGCTAAACAAATGTCAAGTACTCACTACATTGAAAAGAATGCAACACAATCAAGTGTCAAACAACATCACAAGACCTACATTCATTCACACAAACTTTAACATTTGTTATAAAGTATAAGAAAAGGTATAAATCATTCTTcacatttatcaaaaatagaTACTTTCAGCTACAATCATTCTCCTTAGTGAACCTTTTCTATACTTTTAGCTGAAGCAAACAATTAAACTAAGGCattgatgaaacaaaacaatcattttAAGTAACTTAAGCAACACACAAGATACTATATAAATCTAACAACTTTAGGAGACACACTATCACAAAACTTCATATTACCTCGAAGACGAATCTATCGAGGAGAAATCGAATCGAAGGGAAGAACACAGCGAAGAGAGGAAGAACTCGAAAATCCTGATAAACCGGAGATGATTCATGTTCCCAGTTGATTGATTTCACCGATTCCAACAAACCCATCTCCGTAAAATCCTCtctttaaaccaaaattctCAGAGACTTTTACATAAAGAGATCTCCTTTTTCTGCAAATCAGATGATTCAATGTGAGGGTTCAATGCAAATTGAAGTACTTGTACTATACTCCACCTCCCAAATTGATTGATTCTTACCAACCCATGAAATCTAAGATTGAATCAAATTTGCTtcaagtaaagaaaaattgatgttttagttgttttttcttttctttttcaaagaTGAATAAATCGTAACCTTCTGAATCATTTAgagtcttctcttcttcttcgcatcAATTTTGTCAACGCgttagtaaaagaaaattaatttgttgcCTTGGTTTAGCTGGCCAATAATGTGATTTGATTCGTTCTTTGACATTAATTGAAATTAGAATTGCATAAGAATCACCGtatgaaaaataatgattCGTTTACTTTATGTTAATTGCAAATATAATTGGATAAAAACtatatggaagaaaaaaaaacttcgaATATTTAAATCTCAATTAATATTAGCTCATTATTGTGTTTCACACTAGTTAAAGCTTTTGTCCACACATGCTCCATATAGGAGTCGGTGATTATACAActaaaaccttttcttttcttttcttttttgtttttcctttggCTCAACACAACTTAACATTATTAAGTTACTCCATTAACCAACGGCGATTGTACTTACTTGAACCTTCTCTAATACTATTGTCCATGCAGGCTCGAGTCATTATGACATTAACAATATcaaatacaaataataatagcCTATATGTGTCATATAGTATTTTGAAATACCGTTATATGTAAGTAAGCTTAAGTAAGTTATAACTTGCAATTAAAATATACTACAAAATATATCGATGATGTTTCGAGAAATTGAAAGTCAccttgaaagaagaagaggtgacGTTTCCAAGGAGAAATGAAAGCGTTGACACCAAAGATGCCAAAGTTTGACTTcccttcctctctctctttgtgcATCATCGATCTTTCCTTGTTCTCTGCATGAAACGCCCATTTCTCTATACTGGCATTTATGAATCTATCCAGCCGCATCTTTATTAGTATTATAACAAAGTCAAAATATCTCTGAATACTTTAATTATCAGTATTggctttatatataaaacaacacTTTATTTATTCAACGTCTCGATCATATCttagagaggagaagaagaagaagaagaaaaataaaagaaatgatgaAGACGAAAAGTGAAGTGttgatctttttcttcacTCTAGTATTGCTTTTAAGCATGGCTTCAAGTGTTATTTTAAGAGAAGATGGTTTTGCTCCTCCTAAACCATCTCCCACCACACATGTAAGTTCGTCAATATATGTGCATCACATATAGCGGAATTATTTTTCGATAACATGAATACTTGTTGATTACTGTGCATCATAATAGAAGTTATGCGATAACGTTTTGAAAGAGTGAAAACATGAATAAGTGGTATGCGATCCATCACCATTATAGCTATGTATGTTTGATAACGATATTTGGATAAGAATGGTTATAAGTTGTAATATTGGTTTCAACATATGGTGGATTggtgattataaaaaaattgaatacagaaattttattgaaagatataaatgaataattttttaacaaaaaaatatatatataaatgaataaattataGTGATTCATCATCtcactactttttttttcttggtggATCTAGGAGAAAGCAAGTACTAAAGGTGACAGAGATGGAGTAGAGTGCAAGAATTCAGACAGTGAAGAAGAATGTCTTGTGAAGAAAACAGTAGCTGCTCACACCGATTACATCTATACACAAGATTTAAACCTATCTCCTTGAAACAAGAACTATTActctttgtcttttatttAGCAAACTATATGCATAAGCCTTTGAAAGGAGCTTCTCGCCCTCAAACTCAGCTCTTCAtgttctttgttctttttttcataAGCTTCGTTTAATGTATCTCCTAAGGGTGTGACGTAGGCAGCATGGTTTTAGCTGGGCTATAGACGACCAAGAAACTAACCCTtcgaacaaaaaaacttaattggGCTTTTGACTTTGGTTTAGGCCCAAATCGAAGCTTATGGTCATCCTGTAACGAAGTAAACATGCAGaaggttaaaacttaaaaggataaagaagaagtaaatatTTTGCTACCaatcgttttctttttcagtttttgctCTACATTTGGTTGTTACTAAgccttatttaattttatttttatattaaagtACTATATATCAATGgttaattttatgatattttaactACTCTAGAGGTTACTAACTAGTAGTAACTACTAAgccttatttaatttttagacatatctatatatatgttatattatatttttctaaattagtctccatttttatatatctgttattaaattttttaactctttttgcAGAGGCACTATCACCAGGAGCCTCCACCTCCCTTTGTCTAATTTCATTTCAACTACCAATACCATTACCATCCACCATTTTTAAATAGTCTTATATCCAACCATTGGCAAAAAGAATTATCTAATATTGATGATTCAACAACTAATATTGAactattttgatatatttactCGGCTTGATGCGTAATAATTTTTTGCAGTTTGTTTCATGGTATTGTCACTATTATCAAACCcttttacaacaacaaaaagaaaagtattgtCACTATTATCAGATAATAAATGAAACCACAACCTATAAGTGTTTCAACAACAGGCATGCatattgatttgattatacccccaaaaaaatgtacatttaaaattttctattctTGGGCCAGTATCGGTCCAAATGTACGAACTTCCACAGTTAGAATATTAATTATCTTTATCAGTAAAAGATAACAATACAATAATCTATCTCCAACATATGAAAGCAAAACAACGTATAAAACTATGCTGAGGATACTATTTGGTGAAGatagttaattatatttttttcactaGTGTGTAGTGTTTTATGATGTACATGGATCTCTTCCTTCTGATTTTGATGTGTTTGGATTCAGAAGAATACTAATTCGTCAGGtgaaaaatttgaagaaacgATTTCTAGGTGGCTTTGTCAAACTCGAATTATTAGTGATGCATTAATGGCTAAAATAAATAggtacaaaataaaaagaagggGCTAATGATTATATGGTtgattaaaactaaaaagaagaattggTCCACCAGTGTTTAGCAATCAATTTCATCTTAAATCTTTGTTTGccatgaatgttttttttttattttttatgatgcAAGTCTATTTATGCGGCGAACTGAAATTTTGGGAGTAAGATTTGGTATTATATCGTCATAAGAACCGatacatttaatatttttgataatcgaaatttatcattcatttgaattttatgattaaaaacTCGACGCCTGGAAATTCAGCaacatatactttttttttgataaaaacttTCAGCAACATATTGgtacaaacaaatttattggTAACTAAGGCAGACTTTCTTGCAATCTtataaaaacacataaagaGAAGTACggacataaaataaaacaacgaAAACATTACTTTAGTATTCTCTTGAAAGTTACATGTAACTGATCTAAAATTTCATGTCGACCAGACTTGATTAATACTAAAAATGATGTCACCTGGAACACCTGTTCTGCCAGTGCGAATTAATTCACATCGATCGtgaaactaatttttttttatctttttggaaCTGACTCAAtgttattttgagttttgtagGTTTTTGattcatacatatttttagGACACTTATCGCTTGAAAAAGGCTTTAAATTGAGAACAATATACTATTTATCGTACGTCCATGATCATCACTAATATTCTTAACTAACTCAAGTTggctaaaagaaaaaaaga
This sequence is a window from Arabidopsis thaliana chromosome 1 sequence. Protein-coding genes within it:
- the LAG13 gene encoding LAG1 longevity assurance-like protein (LAG1 longevity assurance homolog 3 (LAG13); FUNCTIONS IN: molecular_function unknown; INVOLVED IN: N-terminal protein myristoylation; LOCATED IN: endoplasmic reticulum; EXPRESSED IN: 16 plant structures; EXPRESSED DURING: 10 growth stages; CONTAINS InterPro DOMAIN/s: TRAM/LAG1/CLN8 homology domain (InterPro:IPR006634); BEST Arabidopsis thaliana protein match is: TRAM, LAG1 and CLN8 (TLC) lipid-sensing domain containing protein (TAIR:AT3G25540.1); Has 1229 Blast hits to 1229 proteins in 221 species: Archae - 0; Bacteria - 0; Metazoa - 587; Fungi - 304; Plants - 168; Viruses - 3; Other Eukaryotes - 167 (source: NCBI BLink).), with product MGLLESVKSINWEHESSPVYQDFRVLPLFAVFFPSIRFLLDRFVFEKLAKYLIYGKHRQDMGDDTTERKKKIRKFKESAWKCVYYLSAEILALSVTYNEPWFMNTKYFWVGPGDQTWPDQQTKLKLKLLYMFVAGFYTYSIFALVFWETRRSDFGVSMGHHIATLILIVLSYVCSFSRVGSVVLALHDASDVFLEVGKMSKYSGAERIASFSFILFVLSWIILRLIYYPFWILWSTRFV
- the PSK1 gene encoding phytosulfokine 1 precursor (phytosulfokine 1 precursor (PSK1); FUNCTIONS IN: growth factor activity; INVOLVED IN: cell growth; LOCATED IN: extracellular matrix; EXPRESSED IN: root; CONTAINS InterPro DOMAIN/s: Phytosulfokine (InterPro:IPR009438); Has 98 Blast hits to 98 proteins in 21 species: Archae - 0; Bacteria - 0; Metazoa - 0; Fungi - 0; Plants - 98; Viruses - 0; Other Eukaryotes - 0 (source: NCBI BLink).), with the translated sequence MMKTKSEVLIFFFTLVLLLSMASSVILREDGFAPPKPSPTTHEKASTKGDRDGVECKNSDSEEECLVKKTVAAHTDYIYTQDLNLSP
- the LAG13 gene encoding LAG1 longevity assurance-like protein (LAG1 longevity assurance homolog 3 (LAG13); CONTAINS InterPro DOMAIN/s: Longevity assurance, LAG1/LAC1 (InterPro:IPR016439), TRAM/LAG1/CLN8 homology domain (InterPro:IPR006634); BEST Arabidopsis thaliana protein match is: TRAM, LAG1 and CLN8 (TLC) lipid-sensing domain containing protein (TAIR:AT3G25540.1); Has 35333 Blast hits to 34131 proteins in 2444 species: Archae - 798; Bacteria - 22429; Metazoa - 974; Fungi - 991; Plants - 531; Viruses - 0; Other Eukaryotes - 9610 (source: NCBI BLink).), with the translated sequence MGLLESVKSINWEHESSPVYQDFRVLPLFAVFFPSIRFLLDRFVFEKLAKYLIYGKHRQDMGDDTTERKKKIRKFKESAWKCVYYLSAEILALSVTYNEPWFMNTKYFWVGPGDQTWPDQQTKLKLKLLYMFVAGFYTYSIFALVFWETRRSDFGVSMGHHIATLILIVLSYVCSFSRVGSVVLALHDASDVFLEVGKMSKYSGAERIASFSFILFVLSWIILRLIYYPFWILWSTSYEVVLELDKDKHPIEGPIYYYMFNTLLYCLLVLHIYWWVLMYRMLVKQIQDRGKLSEDVRSDSEGEDEHED